The Sulfitobacter sp. SK011 genome has a window encoding:
- a CDS encoding AraC family transcriptional regulator translates to MDRFDRLTTLMDRFRLVVQPAPLKDATLIVLRDGGGVPQRVCFRTGDARFAVSEDRVLFSANVDWSGLSNPLLAALPAMIEIDLSGDPDSTGLVMLMQSELSGQRCGVDSVLSRLGEVLVVRMLRTQIEAGSTKPGLLAGLSDPRLSRAIVAIHDHPGRDWRNEDLAQIAGLSLSRFAEIFLAAVGEPPTAYLRRWRLILARQDISNGHRIDAVARRYGYSSPEGFTRAFKKHFDETPIKLRSKTSRSA, encoded by the coding sequence ATGGACCGATTTGACAGATTAACAACACTGATGGACAGGTTTCGGTTGGTCGTGCAGCCGGCCCCGTTAAAGGACGCAACACTGATCGTCTTGCGAGATGGGGGTGGGGTGCCTCAAAGGGTCTGTTTTCGAACCGGTGACGCCCGTTTTGCTGTCTCAGAAGATCGTGTTCTATTTTCTGCAAATGTCGATTGGAGCGGCCTATCGAACCCTCTGCTGGCCGCTCTTCCGGCAATGATTGAGATAGATCTGTCAGGAGATCCAGACAGCACCGGTCTTGTTATGCTGATGCAGTCGGAACTATCGGGGCAGCGCTGTGGGGTCGACTCCGTGCTTAGCCGGTTGGGCGAGGTCTTGGTCGTTCGCATGTTGCGGACCCAGATTGAGGCCGGATCGACAAAACCAGGTCTTTTGGCGGGTTTGTCTGACCCTCGCCTCAGTCGCGCAATCGTGGCCATCCACGATCATCCGGGGCGGGATTGGCGCAACGAGGACCTGGCGCAAATTGCAGGTTTATCGCTAAGTCGTTTTGCCGAGATATTCCTTGCGGCGGTAGGTGAACCGCCCACAGCATACCTACGTCGCTGGCGGCTCATTCTAGCCCGCCAAGATATCTCAAACGGTCATAGAATAGATGCGGTGGCGCGTCGATATGGCTATTCTTCGCCCGAAGGCTTCACCCGCGCCTTCAAAAAACACTTTGACGAGACCCCGATCAAACTGCGTTCGAAAACGTCGCGAAGCGCATGA
- a CDS encoding peroxiredoxin-like family protein codes for MLIPRQKTPDLKLPTLDLGVFDLSEEQSERGTVICFYRGLHCPICATYLTEFQKRVADFSERGVTTIAISSDGEERTRAMAEKIGADTLRFAYDLPLAEAREWGLYISTSRGKTSIGIEEPALFSEPGLFMVTPEQSLYYGSVQTMPFVRPHFSELVGALDFAIKNNYPARGEYTGSV; via the coding sequence ATGCTTATTCCCCGTCAGAAGACCCCCGACCTAAAGCTGCCAACACTCGATCTTGGTGTTTTCGATTTGTCTGAAGAGCAGTCCGAGCGCGGCACCGTAATCTGCTTCTATCGCGGGCTACACTGTCCGATTTGTGCGACGTATCTGACCGAGTTTCAAAAGCGGGTCGCCGACTTTAGCGAACGCGGCGTGACGACCATTGCAATCAGCTCGGATGGTGAGGAACGGACCAGAGCGATGGCAGAAAAAATAGGGGCCGACACCCTGCGTTTTGCATATGATCTTCCGCTGGCAGAGGCGCGGGAATGGGGCCTCTATATTTCGACATCTCGCGGCAAGACCTCGATCGGAATAGAAGAACCGGCCCTATTTTCTGAACCCGGACTGTTCATGGTGACACCGGAACAGAGCCTCTACTATGGCTCAGTTCAGACGATGCCTTTCGTCAGACCGCATTTCTCGGAGTTGGTAGGTGCGCTCGATTTCGCGATCAAGAACAACTACCCGGCACGTGGGGAATACACCGGAAGCGTCTAG
- the tnpA gene encoding IS200/IS605 family transposase, translating to MRDFCRQVCGENEVEILHGVLSSDHVHMFVSVPPKLAISDLVRKMKGRSSFKVQQEFPAIRKRYWECRLWGREVLFNHQPCHHRRHFTSVT from the coding sequence GTGCGTGACTTCTGCCGCCAGGTTTGCGGCGAGAACGAGGTCGAAATCTTGCACGGGGTACTTTCGAGCGATCATGTCCACATGTTCGTATCGGTGCCGCCCAAGCTCGCGATCTCGGATCTGGTGCGCAAGATGAAGGGCCGTTCGTCTTTCAAGGTGCAACAGGAGTTTCCGGCCATACGAAAACGGTACTGGGAATGCCGGCTTTGGGGCAGGGAGGTACTTTTCAACCACCAACCGTGCCATCACCGAAGGCATTTTACTTCAGTAACTTGA
- a CDS encoding transposase — MAQIKAHGKPGTAEKFAVMDGDLKDLLDQQVAEPKSQIEAVIASNTELTRTVKILRSIPGIGPVASTMLIAEMPELGQIIGEQTAALTGLAPFAHDSGAMRGKRAIGGG; from the coding sequence GTGGCGCAGATCAAGGCACACGGAAAACCGGGAACTGCCGAGAAGTTCGCGGTCATGGATGGTGATCTCAAGGACCTGCTAGATCAACAGGTCGCCGAACCGAAAAGCCAGATTGAAGCCGTTATCGCTTCAAATACGGAGCTGACCAGAACCGTCAAGATCCTGCGCTCCATTCCCGGCATCGGTCCGGTTGCTAGCACAATGCTGATCGCTGAGATGCCGGAACTCGGCCAAATTATTGGCGAACAGACCGCAGCTCTGACCGGCCTCGCGCCCTTTGCTCATGACAGTGGTGCCATGCGCGGCAAACGTGCCATCGGTGGCGGATGA
- a CDS encoding PAS domain-containing sensor histidine kinase, with the protein MIKSIKAAKILTMTSDHYKLAAFAFVVAILTSLISINGLGKSFLGENLANASIYLLLIGVLVVAVARRSQILSLQAEIVRKQGQEIELTHAALNAHAMVCLTDADGIITSVNENFAEKYGYSQSELAGTSISRVYRYGINDPVFSEIGKTLKSGRIWTGENEEIASDGSKLFMHCTVVPMIDHQGRHTRTVAIRTDNSDFHRAEKARFLKDLLDHLQDEVYIFDSKSLKMVYANLIAISNSGWEGSDLQQKTIIDADPKMEERLFRNHVLPLIKGEKTVVSIDVKRGELLGEISTRLYTGDDGQTLFVSVLRDNTERRQMEQARMESVSVVSHELRTPLTSIKGALRLLNSGALGRFDDKSESILDIASRNTERLLLVVDGILDLEKMRAGKMEYTKASVDLVSFVKDVVAMSKGYGDEHGVEIEFQSDLITAYAEISAERIMQVLSNLLSNAIKHSLSEGKVRVKLSNEKGFWRVSVSDDGPGIPESDRNAVFESFSQLVSHDGKKRKGTGLGLAISQKIVNAHDGIIDYTSEVGKGATFFVNLPFPPSMNLLEKTTYAMNAGLGGEGVS; encoded by the coding sequence GTGATAAAATCAATAAAAGCAGCGAAAATCTTAACAATGACCTCAGATCACTACAAACTGGCCGCTTTTGCCTTCGTGGTTGCGATTCTTACGTCTTTGATCTCAATAAACGGTCTTGGCAAGAGTTTTTTAGGGGAGAATCTGGCGAATGCATCTATTTACCTTCTCTTGATCGGGGTTCTGGTTGTGGCCGTTGCCAGACGTAGCCAGATTCTTTCGCTGCAAGCCGAAATTGTGCGAAAACAAGGACAGGAAATCGAACTCACGCACGCTGCTCTGAATGCACATGCGATGGTCTGTTTGACAGACGCCGATGGGATCATCACCTCAGTGAATGAAAATTTTGCAGAAAAATATGGATACAGTCAGTCCGAATTGGCTGGAACTTCAATAAGTCGAGTTTACCGATACGGGATAAACGACCCAGTTTTTAGCGAGATTGGTAAAACGTTGAAAAGCGGCAGAATTTGGACCGGAGAAAACGAGGAGATCGCTTCAGACGGGTCGAAACTATTCATGCATTGCACAGTAGTCCCCATGATTGACCATCAAGGCCGCCATACGCGCACTGTTGCCATTCGCACTGACAACTCGGATTTTCATAGGGCGGAGAAAGCCCGCTTCTTGAAAGATCTTTTGGACCACCTGCAGGACGAAGTCTATATCTTCGACTCGAAGTCGTTGAAAATGGTCTACGCCAACCTTATCGCAATTTCGAACAGCGGCTGGGAAGGCTCTGACCTGCAACAAAAAACCATAATTGATGCGGACCCAAAGATGGAAGAACGCTTGTTCCGAAACCACGTTTTACCGCTAATCAAGGGCGAAAAAACAGTGGTCAGTATCGATGTGAAACGCGGCGAGCTGTTGGGCGAGATAAGTACTCGTTTATATACCGGGGACGATGGCCAAACGCTCTTCGTTTCAGTCTTGCGTGACAACACCGAACGCAGGCAAATGGAACAAGCCAGGATGGAATCCGTCTCAGTCGTGAGCCATGAATTGAGGACGCCCCTTACTTCAATCAAGGGGGCCCTTCGCTTACTCAATTCTGGCGCATTGGGGAGATTTGATGACAAGTCCGAATCAATTCTTGACATAGCTTCCCGAAACACAGAAAGACTGCTGCTCGTTGTTGACGGTATTCTTGACCTGGAAAAAATGCGCGCAGGAAAGATGGAATACACGAAGGCCAGTGTAGATCTGGTGAGTTTTGTTAAAGACGTCGTCGCGATGAGCAAGGGATATGGTGATGAGCACGGTGTGGAAATTGAGTTTCAAAGCGATCTGATAACCGCCTATGCAGAAATTTCTGCCGAGCGAATTATGCAGGTCCTATCGAACCTTCTATCGAATGCAATAAAACATTCCCTTAGCGAAGGAAAAGTGCGCGTTAAACTTTCTAACGAAAAAGGTTTTTGGAGAGTTTCCGTTAGCGATGATGGACCTGGCATCCCCGAAAGCGACCGAAATGCTGTCTTTGAAAGCTTTTCGCAGCTTGTGAGCCACGATGGAAAAAAACGGAAGGGCACAGGTTTAGGCCTCGCGATTTCGCAAAAAATTGTCAACGCGCATGATGGGATTATTGACTACACTAGTGAGGTAGGAAAAGGTGCAACGTTCTTTGTCAATCTGCCATTTCCACCTAGTATGAACCTGTTGGAAAAGACAACATACGCAATGAACGCAGGCCTTGGGGGAGAAGGCGTTTCTTAG
- a CDS encoding PleD family two-component system response regulator, with product MRILAVDDDPIILELLAQFAITVGNHDLETALSGTEALEIANSAGSVPFDCFLFDIQMPEMDGIQLTQTIRRSPRYADTPILMLTAMSDKRHVDAAFSAGATDYVTKPFEVLELKARLGLVENLVQARQSRTKKVFATQGISATSQPYIPAGRLEIFEPISIYDVDNVIEIVALENYVAQLSRSTLFGSTAFAFTIRKVEEHYQTMSAFEFHGLVSDVAEVISDTLAGRQFLMSYAGSGTFVCVTESGWRPDMSALMDAVNLSLSRTELYGRGGQKLHVRVSAGEAIRLVWKSGNSLMEALAAAHVSAEAASTSHERGLKDLWMVEQRA from the coding sequence ATGAGAATTCTGGCAGTTGATGACGACCCTATCATACTCGAACTATTGGCACAGTTTGCAATCACTGTAGGTAATCATGATCTTGAAACGGCATTGTCGGGTACTGAAGCACTGGAAATTGCTAATTCTGCCGGAAGTGTTCCCTTTGACTGTTTCCTCTTTGACATTCAGATGCCTGAAATGGACGGCATTCAGCTTACTCAAACTATCCGCCGTTCACCTCGCTACGCCGATACGCCGATCTTGATGCTGACGGCGATGTCAGACAAACGTCACGTTGATGCAGCTTTCTCTGCCGGTGCAACCGACTATGTGACGAAACCGTTTGAAGTGTTGGAGCTCAAGGCGCGGCTTGGTTTGGTGGAGAATTTGGTTCAGGCGCGCCAATCGCGGACGAAGAAGGTCTTTGCTACTCAAGGTATTTCTGCGACTTCGCAACCTTACATTCCAGCAGGCCGTTTGGAGATTTTTGAACCGATTTCCATCTATGATGTAGACAATGTCATTGAAATTGTGGCGTTAGAAAATTATGTGGCACAACTTTCGCGGAGTACGCTTTTTGGATCTACAGCCTTTGCATTCACAATCCGTAAGGTCGAAGAGCATTATCAGACGATGTCGGCTTTTGAGTTTCACGGCTTGGTGTCCGACGTGGCTGAAGTGATTTCTGATACTCTAGCGGGTCGTCAGTTCTTGATGTCTTATGCTGGTAGCGGAACATTTGTCTGCGTCACTGAAAGCGGATGGCGTCCTGATATGTCGGCTTTGATGGACGCGGTGAACCTTTCGCTATCGCGAACTGAGTTGTATGGCAGGGGAGGTCAGAAATTGCATGTGCGGGTCAGTGCGGGCGAGGCTATTAGGCTGGTTTGGAAATCGGGGAATTCTTTGATGGAAGCTCTCGCTGCTGCCCACGTATCTGCGGAAGCAGCAAGTACATCACATGAAAGGGGATTGAAGGATTTATGGATGGTAGAGCAGCGGGCGTGA
- a CDS encoding Hpt domain-containing protein encodes MKDIVGSLPGIEKVRTRFLALLKERQGTIAHHAVTAWHSTDPKEVRNNLESAQNILHKISGTAGSLGFAPLGCAARDCENGIIDHIEGINGNMAAFPQEIINRLDMFISLSQSVLNSKA; translated from the coding sequence GTGAAAGACATAGTTGGATCGCTACCTGGTATTGAAAAGGTCAGAACTCGATTTCTGGCTCTTCTAAAGGAACGCCAAGGTACTATTGCGCATCACGCGGTGACTGCTTGGCATAGCACAGATCCGAAAGAAGTGCGTAATAATTTAGAGTCGGCGCAGAATATCTTGCATAAGATTTCCGGCACGGCTGGATCACTTGGGTTTGCTCCACTTGGCTGTGCTGCCCGTGATTGTGAGAACGGCATAATTGACCATATTGAAGGCATAAATGGGAATATGGCGGCATTTCCTCAGGAGATAATAAACCGTTTGGATATGTTCATCTCTTTGAGCCAATCCGTGCTCAATTCAAAAGCATAG
- a CDS encoding response regulator, whose translation MIKLLHVEDDPDIREIALMALDLSGEFEVLQCSSGEEALAQVKSYTPDVFLLDMMMPGLNGRQTLDKMREQPTLAKVPAIFMTARAQHSEIEELMRVGAADVISKPFDPMALPEQIKQAMKKSV comes from the coding sequence ATGATCAAGTTGTTGCACGTAGAGGACGACCCAGACATTCGGGAGATAGCCCTGATGGCATTGGATCTGTCAGGTGAATTTGAGGTACTCCAATGTAGCTCCGGTGAAGAGGCGTTGGCGCAAGTAAAATCCTACACTCCCGATGTATTCCTACTGGACATGATGATGCCGGGATTGAACGGTCGCCAAACTCTGGACAAGATGCGAGAACAACCAACCCTTGCCAAAGTGCCCGCGATCTTTATGACCGCGCGCGCCCAACATTCGGAGATTGAAGAGTTAATGCGGGTCGGTGCCGCGGATGTGATCAGCAAACCGTTTGATCCGATGGCATTGCCTGAGCAGATCAAGCAGGCCATGAAGAAATCCGTCTGA
- the folE2 gene encoding GTP cyclohydrolase FolE2: protein MNFQLNPAARMSNDDLTLALATLKAWAATASKAEVDALDPALARLLEAGHSYPSFNRTYPDDFVAGDNYKATMPDLQNGPSSLIRGAKQQIQHVGISNFRLPIRFHTRDGGDLTLETSITGSVSLEADKKGINMSRIMRSFYKHAESTFSFEVIEAALDDYKADLDSLDARIQMRFSFPMKIESLRSGLSGYQYYDIALELVEQRGARQKIVHLDYVYSSTCPCSLELSEHARETRGQLATPHSQRSVARISAEVNFDEDCLWFEDLIEACRRAVPTETQVMVKREDEQAFAELNAANPIFVEDAARLFCEQLHAERRVGDFRVIASHQESLHSHDAISILTEGETFEMNSIDPKLFNTLFHVG, encoded by the coding sequence ATGAATTTTCAGTTAAATCCTGCGGCCCGCATGTCGAATGATGATCTGACGCTGGCCCTTGCCACCCTAAAGGCATGGGCAGCAACAGCCAGCAAAGCCGAGGTTGACGCGCTGGACCCTGCGCTTGCGCGTCTGCTTGAGGCCGGACACTCCTATCCATCCTTCAACCGCACCTATCCAGACGATTTTGTCGCGGGCGACAATTACAAAGCGACGATGCCTGATCTGCAAAACGGTCCCAGCAGCCTGATCCGTGGGGCCAAGCAACAAATTCAGCATGTGGGCATCAGCAATTTTCGCCTGCCGATCCGGTTTCACACCCGCGATGGCGGTGATCTGACGCTTGAGACGTCCATCACCGGCTCGGTGAGCCTTGAAGCGGATAAAAAAGGCATCAACATGTCGCGCATCATGCGCAGTTTCTACAAACATGCGGAATCCACCTTTAGCTTTGAGGTCATCGAGGCGGCGCTGGACGATTACAAGGCTGATCTGGACAGTCTGGATGCCCGCATTCAGATGCGGTTCTCCTTTCCGATGAAGATCGAAAGCCTGCGTTCGGGTCTGAGTGGCTATCAGTATTACGACATCGCGCTTGAGCTGGTCGAACAGCGCGGCGCGCGTCAGAAGATCGTACATCTGGACTATGTCTATTCCAGCACCTGCCCCTGTTCTTTGGAATTGTCTGAACATGCCCGTGAAACGCGCGGTCAGTTGGCCACGCCCCATTCGCAGCGGTCCGTGGCCCGGATCTCTGCCGAGGTGAACTTTGATGAGGATTGCCTGTGGTTCGAGGATTTGATCGAAGCATGCCGCCGCGCGGTGCCCACCGAAACGCAGGTGATGGTCAAACGGGAAGACGAGCAGGCCTTTGCCGAGTTGAATGCCGCCAATCCAATCTTTGTCGAAGATGCGGCGCGGCTTTTTTGCGAACAGCTTCATGCAGAACGCCGGGTTGGTGATTTTCGTGTCATCGCCAGCCATCAGGAAAGCCTGCACAGCCATGATGCCATCAGCATCCTGACCGAGGGAGAGACATTCGAGATGAACAGCATTGATCCAAAACTCTTTAACACGCTGTTTCATGTGGGATGA
- a CDS encoding sulfotransferase family 2 domain-containing protein translates to MPLARINNRLLHFVHIPKTGGSGITDYMRRKGKVALYSREELEWSHTTPQHMAFDVRNILLPDGFADASFAILRNPLERLLSEYRYRATRYCGGSNKIGKVSKNDKLTVELDWNEKFYGTFGEWVNVVFEKCLADPYACDNHIRPQVDFVGRNLNIFLFERGLEKVLEWIDLITDTNRLSASLDRNESNKIRIEVSDRDLERIREFYKCDYDLINSLKHSSADCQIIEQINQNLDPISVI, encoded by the coding sequence ATGCCACTTGCTAGGATTAATAATCGACTATTACACTTCGTTCACATTCCCAAGACTGGCGGATCCGGCATAACGGATTATATGAGAAGGAAAGGGAAAGTAGCCCTCTATTCAAGAGAAGAATTGGAATGGTCGCACACCACGCCGCAGCACATGGCATTTGATGTCAGGAACATCCTGTTGCCAGATGGCTTTGCTGACGCATCGTTCGCAATCCTCCGAAATCCACTTGAAAGACTACTGAGTGAATATCGCTACCGAGCAACAAGATATTGCGGTGGGAGCAACAAGATCGGCAAAGTTTCTAAAAATGATAAGTTGACTGTAGAGTTAGACTGGAATGAAAAATTCTACGGTACTTTTGGCGAATGGGTCAACGTCGTTTTCGAGAAATGCCTTGCTGACCCATATGCCTGCGATAATCATATAAGGCCACAAGTTGATTTTGTCGGGAGAAATTTAAACATTTTTCTGTTCGAACGCGGGTTAGAGAAAGTCTTAGAATGGATTGATTTAATTACTGATACGAACCGGCTTTCAGCCTCTCTAGATCGGAATGAAAGTAATAAAATCAGAATTGAGGTGTCAGATCGAGACTTGGAGAGAATTAGAGAATTCTATAAATGCGATTACGATTTGATCAATTCTCTGAAACACTCCTCAGCGGACTGCCAAATAATTGAGCAGATAAACCAAAATTTGGATCCAATTTCAGTTATCTAA
- a CDS encoding sensor histidine kinase KdpD produces the protein MTKRGNIVRVTLFSLCLGTAVLGGVVIWTLGSRVQSIKTAEQSDPLWITSQLQFELLRFEADLTDYIFGSKSDEEVVERFDILWSRANVMKSGKLARLLEDIGVDTIPLEEFEATLGRVDPLVQSLPGRSAQETDRRLAAQELLAETKQFKSKFRVLSLEIAQAKSRLMLEFRTGLVSLSNAIAYLGIVIFVLIGVVVSILIIDVRSSRRRTHLLEQLVVEAKASAKMKDNFMSVVSHELRTPLTSILGGIAILKTKYGEKLDDGAKKMVDIAQRNAERLLSLVSDILDAHSLEEGKVSISKERLNLNSILISTVEECEIYASQLDVTISLKSSDDELILDADRVRISQVLSNFLSNAAKFSLPGGTVEVEARRKGRWIQTEIIDHGHGVPLDQQSNLFSRFHQVNPGTTGAHKSSGLGLSIAKQLIEMHGGKVGFTSVEGKGSTFWFSLPSATDTETDRIDRAPEIEKEPHRMGKRISIASLG, from the coding sequence ATGACAAAAAGAGGAAACATAGTAAGGGTTACCCTTTTTTCACTTTGTCTGGGCACTGCCGTTTTGGGAGGAGTGGTGATATGGACTCTCGGTAGCCGTGTGCAAAGCATCAAGACTGCTGAACAAAGTGATCCGCTCTGGATCACCTCTCAGTTGCAATTTGAACTTTTACGATTCGAAGCAGACCTTACAGACTATATATTTGGCTCAAAATCCGATGAAGAGGTAGTCGAAAGGTTCGATATATTGTGGAGCCGGGCCAACGTTATGAAATCAGGGAAGTTGGCGCGGTTGCTCGAGGATATTGGGGTCGATACAATTCCTTTAGAGGAGTTCGAAGCAACACTTGGCAGAGTCGATCCACTGGTCCAATCTCTTCCGGGGCGAAGCGCTCAGGAAACTGACCGTCGGCTCGCCGCTCAGGAACTGTTGGCGGAGACCAAACAATTCAAATCGAAGTTCAGAGTTCTATCGCTGGAAATTGCCCAAGCGAAATCGCGCCTGATGCTGGAATTTCGGACGGGTCTAGTGTCGTTATCCAATGCTATTGCGTACTTAGGCATCGTCATTTTTGTTCTTATTGGGGTCGTAGTATCCATCCTTATAATTGATGTCAGATCAAGCAGACGAAGAACACATCTGCTTGAGCAATTGGTAGTTGAAGCCAAAGCATCAGCTAAGATGAAAGATAATTTCATGAGTGTCGTCAGCCACGAACTGCGCACTCCTCTCACATCTATTCTTGGAGGGATAGCGATTCTCAAAACGAAGTATGGCGAAAAGCTGGACGATGGTGCCAAAAAAATGGTCGACATTGCCCAACGTAATGCCGAACGATTGCTCTCGCTTGTTAGTGATATCTTGGATGCTCATTCATTGGAAGAAGGTAAGGTGAGTATTTCCAAAGAGCGTCTGAATTTGAACTCGATCTTGATTAGCACTGTCGAAGAGTGCGAAATCTACGCCAGCCAACTTGACGTCACAATTTCCCTAAAAAGTTCAGATGATGAATTGATTCTGGATGCCGACCGGGTTCGGATATCTCAAGTTCTCAGCAACTTTTTGTCGAACGCAGCAAAGTTCAGCCTACCCGGCGGTACCGTCGAAGTCGAAGCCCGTAGGAAAGGGAGGTGGATTCAAACCGAAATAATTGACCATGGGCATGGAGTGCCGCTGGATCAGCAATCCAACTTGTTCTCGCGATTCCATCAGGTTAACCCAGGGACAACAGGGGCGCATAAGAGCAGCGGTTTGGGACTCAGTATCGCAAAACAACTCATAGAAATGCATGGTGGCAAGGTCGGTTTCACCTCGGTTGAAGGCAAAGGGTCAACATTTTGGTTTTCCCTTCCATCTGCCACGGATACTGAGACTGACCGGATAGATAGGGCTCCTGAAATCGAAAAAGAACCCCACCGAATGGGGAAGCGCATCAGCATCGCTAGTCTTGGTTAG
- a CDS encoding molybdopterin-dependent oxidoreductase has translation MKENLLRFARHMLTIVLFALPSASYADAILTITANGASEAFSFEELAAIPQTKVVTKNDYTDNSVEFTGPRLRDVLAPYEVGPNKTLIMRAINDFAVNIPASDAFEYDVILALFSNGEKMSIREKGPIWVIYPMDDHPELRDDSYNSRLVWQLVSITVE, from the coding sequence ATGAAAGAGAATTTGCTCCGTTTTGCGCGACATATGTTGACTATCGTGCTGTTCGCGCTGCCCAGTGCAAGCTATGCAGATGCTATCCTGACGATAACTGCGAATGGCGCATCAGAGGCGTTTAGCTTTGAAGAATTGGCCGCGATTCCACAAACCAAGGTTGTGACCAAGAACGACTATACTGATAACTCTGTAGAATTTACTGGTCCAAGACTGAGGGATGTGCTTGCGCCTTATGAAGTTGGTCCAAACAAAACGCTAATCATGCGGGCTATTAATGACTTCGCGGTTAATATCCCTGCTTCTGACGCCTTTGAGTACGACGTTATTCTCGCTCTTTTTAGCAATGGCGAGAAGATGTCTATTAGGGAAAAGGGGCCGATCTGGGTAATTTACCCAATGGATGATCATCCCGAATTGCGCGACGATAGCTATAACAGCCGTTTAGTATGGCAACTTGTTAGCATAACAGTTGAATGA